From one Orcinus orca chromosome 10, mOrcOrc1.1, whole genome shotgun sequence genomic stretch:
- the ALAS1 gene encoding 5-aminolevulinate synthase, non-specific, mitochondrial isoform X3 has protein sequence MSQGGSSVFCKASLELQEDVQEMHAVREEVAQTSVNPSVISVKTDGGELSGLLKNFQDIMRKQRPEGVSHLLQDNLPKSVSTFQYDHFFEKKIDEKKNDHTYRVFKTVNRRAQLFPMADDYSDSLVTKKQVSVWCSNDYLGMSCHPRVCGAVMDTLKQHGTGAGGTRNISGTSKFHVDLEQELADLHGKDAALLFSSCFVANDSTLFTLAKMMPGCEIYSDSGNHASMIQGIWNSRVPKYIYRHNDVNHLRELLQRSDPAVPKIVAFETVHSMDGAVCPLEELCDVAHEFGAITFVDEVHAVGLYGAQGGGIGDRDGVMPKMDIISGTLGKAFGCVGGYIASTSSLIDTIRSYAAGFIFTTSLPPMLLAGALESVRILKSTEGRVLRRQHQRNVKLMRQMLMDASLPVVHCPSHIIPVRVADAAKNTEVCNELMSRHNIYVQAINYPTVRRGEELLRIAPTPHHTPQMMNYFVENLLATWKRVGLELKPHSSAECNFCRRPLHFEVMSEREKSYFFGMSKLVSAQA, from the exons ATGAGCCAGGGCGGCAGCAGCGTCTTCTGCAAAGCCAGCCTAGAGCTTCAGGAGGATGTGCAGGAAATGCATGCCGTGAGGGAAG AGGTTGCCCAAACCTCAGTGAATCCCAGTGTGATTAGTGTGAAGACCGATGGAGGGGAGCTGAGTGGTTTGCTGAAGAACTTTCAGGACATCATGCGAAAGCAACGACCAGAAGGAGTGTCCCACCTTCTTCAAGATAACTTGCCAAAAT CTGTTTCCACTTTTCAGTATGATcatttctttgagaagaaaattgACGAGAAAAAAAATGACCATACCTATCGAGTTTTCAAAACTGTGAACCGGAGGGCGCAGCTCTTCCCCATGGCAGATGACTACTCAGACTCTCTCGTCACCAAAAAGCAGGTGTCCGTCTGGTGTAGCAATGACTACCTAGGAATGAGTTGCCACCCACGGGTGTGTGGAGCCGTCAT ggacactttgaaacagcatggtactggagCAGGGGGTACTAGAAATATTTCTGGAACTAGTAAATTCCACGTGGACCTGGAGCAGGAGCTGGCTGACCTCCACGGGAAAGATGCAGCACTCCTGTTTTCCTCGTGCTTTGTGGCCAACGACTCGACCCTCTTCACTCTGGCTAAGATGATGCCAG GCTGTGAGATTTACTCTGATTCTGGGAACCATGCCTCCATGATCCAAGGGATTTGGAACAGCCGAGTGCCAAAGTACATCTACCGCCACAATGATGTCAACCACCTCCGAGAACTGCTGCAGAGGTCTGACCCTGCCGTCCCCAAGATTGTCGCATTTGAAACCGTCCACTCAATGGACG GGGCAGTGTGCCCACTGGAAGAGCTGTGTGACGTGGCCCACGAGTTTGGAGCAATCACCTTTGTGGATGAGGTCCATGCGGTTGGGCTGTACGGGGCTCAAGGAGGAGGGATTGGCGATCGGGATGGAGTTATGCCAAAAATGGACATCATTTCTGGAACACTTG GCAAAGCCTTTGGCTGTGTTGGAGGGTACATCGCCAGTACGAGTTCCCTGATCGACACCATCCGGTCCTATGCGGCGGGCTTCATCTTCACCACCTCCCTGCCGCCCATGCTGCTGGCTGGAGCGCTGGAGTCTGTGCGGATCCTGAAGAGCACCGAGGGCCGGGTGCTTCGGCGCCAACACCAGCGCAACGTCAAGCTCATGAGGCAGATGCTGATGGACGCCAGCCTCCCAGTCGTCCACTGCCCCAGTCACATCATCCCCGTCCGG GTTGCAGATGCTGCTAAAAACACGGAGGTCTGTAATGAGCTAATGAGCAGACATAACATCTATGTCCAAGCGATCAATTACCCCACGGTGCGCCGGGGGGAGGAGCTGCTGCGCATCGCCCCCACGCCCCACCACACACCACAGATGATGAACTACTTCGTGG AGAATCTGCTGGCCACGTGGAAGCGAGTTGGGCTGGAGCTCAAGCCACATTCCTCAGCCGAGTGCAACTTCTGCAGGAGGCCGCTGCATTTCGAAGTGATGAGCGAAAGAGAGAAATCCTACTTCTTTGGTATGAGCAAGCTGGTGTCTGCTCAGGCCTGA
- the LOC101289148 gene encoding toll-like receptor 9 isoform X1 — protein sequence MRSILPCSCCLVCQPDPLEKPPFPVMGPCRARHPLSLLVQAVALAAALAQGTLPAFLPCELQPHGLVNCNWLFLKSVPHFSAAAPRANVTSLSLLSNRIHHLHDSDFAHLSSLRILNLKWNCPPTGLSPMHFPCHMTIEPNTFLAVPTLEELHLSYNGITTVPALPRSLVSLSLSHTNILVLDPTHFAGLHALRFLYMDGNCYYKNPCHRTLEVAPGALLGLGNLTHLSLKYNNLTEVPRLLPPSLETLLLSYNHIVSLAPEDLANLTALRVLDVGGNCRRCDHARNPCMECPKHFPKLHPDTFSHLSRLEGLVLKDSSLYRLDNRWFRGLGRLQVLDLSENFLYDCITKTTAFRGLARLRSLNLSFNYHKKVSFAHLHLAPSFRGLLSLKELDMHGIFFRSLSETTLQPLTHLPMLQILRLQMNFINQAQLSIFGAFPGLLYVDLSDNRISGAARPAATLGEADSGPKIWLPSRDLAPGPLDTLSLEDFTLSCKNSSFTLDLSRNNLVTIQPEMFARLSRLQCLRLSHNSISQAVNGSQFVPLTSLRVLDLSHNKLDLYHGSSFTELPRLEALDLSYNSQPFSMQGVGHNLSFVAQLRSLRYLSLAHNDIRSRVSQQLCSASLQALDFSGNALSQMWAEGDLYLHFFQGLRSLVLLDLSQNRLHTLLSCTLDNLPKSLKLLRLRDNNLGFFNWSSLALLPQLETLDLAGNQLKALSNGSLPSGTQIRKLDLSGNSIGFVTPGFFVLAKRLEELNLSANALKTVEPSWFGSVAGTLKILDVSTNPLHCACGAAFVDFLLEVQAAVPGLPSRVKCGSPRQLQGRSIFAQDLRLCLDEALSWDCFGLSLMVVALGLAVPMLHHLCGWDLWYCFHLCLAWLPRWGQRRGADALFYDAFVVFDKAQSAVADWVYNELRVQLEERRGRRALRLCLEERDWLPGKTLFENLWASVYSSRKTLFVLAHTDRVSGLLRASFLLAQQRLLEDRKDVVVLVILRPEAYRSRYVRLRQRLCRQSVLLWPHQPSGQGSFWAQLGTALTRDNRHFYNRNFCRGPTTAE from the exons ATGCGAAGCATCCTTCCCTGCAGCTGCTGCCTAGTCTGCCAGCCAGACCCTCTGGAGAAGCCCCCATTCCCTGTCATG GGCCCCTGCCGTGCCCGGCACCCCCTTTCTCTCCTGGTGCAGGCGGTGGCACTGGCTGCAGCCCTGGCCCAGGGCACCCTGCCTGCTTTCCTGCCCTGTGAACTCCAGCCCCATGGCCTGGTGAACTGCAACTGGTTGTTCCTGAAGTCCGTGCCACACTTCTCGGCCGCGGCACCCCGGGCCAATGTCACCAGCCTCTCTTTGCTCTCCAACCGCATCCACCACCTGCATGACTCCGACTTCGCCCACCTGTCCAGCCTGCGGATCCTCAACCTCAAATGGAACTGCCCGCCGACCGGCCTCAGCCCCATGCACTTCCCCTGCCACATGACCATCGAGCCCAACACCTTCCTGGCTGTGCCCACCCTTGAGGAGCTGCACCTGAGCTACAACGGCATCACGACCGTGCCCGCCCTGCCCAGGTCCCTCGTGTCCCTGTCGCTGAGCCACACTAACATCCTGGTGCTAGACCCCACCCACTTCGCCGGCCTACACGCCCTGCGCTTTCTGTACATGGACGGCAACTGCTACTACAAGAACCCCTGCCACCGGACACTGGAGGTGGCCCCGGGCGCCCTCCTTGGCCTGGGCAACCTCACGCACCTGTCGCTCAAGTACAACAACCTCACGGAGGTGCCCCGCCTTCTGCCCCCCAGCCTGGAGACCCTGCTGTTGTCCTATAACCACATTGTCAGCCTGGCGCCTGAGGACCTGGCCAATCTGACCGCCCTGCGCGTGCTCGACGTGGGTGGGAACTGCCGCCGCTGTGACCATGCCCGCAACCCCTGCATGGAGTGTCCGAAGCACTTCCCCAAGCTGCACCCCGACACCTTCAGCCACCTGAGCCGCCTCGAAGGCCTGGTGTTGAAGGACAGTTCTCTCTACAGACTGGACAACAGATGGTTCCGTGGCCTGGGCAGGCTCCAAGTGCTAGACCTGAGTGAGAACTTCCTCTATGATTGCATCACCAAGACCACGGCCTTCCGGGGCCTGGCCCGGCTGCGCAGCCTCAACCTGTCCTTCAATTACCACAAGAAGGTGTCCTTCGCCCACCTGCACCTGGCGCCCTCCTTCAGGGGCCTGCTCTCCCTGAAGGAGCTAGACATGCACGGCATCTTCTTCCGCTCGCTCAGCGAGACCACGCTTCAGCCGCTGACACACCTGCCCATGCTACAGATTCTGCGTCTGCAGATGAACTTCATCAACCAGGCCCAGCTCAGCATCTTCGGGGCCTTCCCGGGCCTGCTCTACGTGGACCTGTCGGACAACCGCATCAGTGGAGCTGCAAGGCCGGCAGCCACCTTGGGGGAGGCGGACAGTGGGCCGAAGATCTGGCTGCCGTCCAGGGACCTCGCTCCAGGCCCACTGGACACCCTCAGCTTGGAGGACTTCACGCTAAGCTGCAAGAACTCCAGCTTCACCTTGGACCTATCACGGAACAACCTGGTGACGATCCAGCCAGAAATGTTTGCCCGCCTCTCGCGCCTCCAGTGCCTGCGCCTGAGCCACAACAGCATCTCGCAGGCGGTCAATGGCTCCCAGTTCGTGCCGCTGACCAGCCTGCGGGTGCTGGACCTGTCCCACAACAAGCTGGACCTGTACCATGGGAGCTCGTTCACGGAGCTGCCGCGACTGGAGGCACTGGACCTCAGCTACAACAGCCAGCCTTTCAGCATGCAGGGCGTGGGCCACAATCTCAGCTTCGTGGCCCAGCTGCGCTCCCTGCGCTACCTCAGCCTGGCACACAACGACATCCGTAGCCGTGTGTCCCAGCAGCTCTGCAGCGCCTCGCTGCAGGCCCTGGATTTCAGTGGCAATGCCCTGAGCCAGATGTGGGCTGAGGGAGACCTCTATCTCCACTTCTTCCAAGGCCTGAGAAGCCTGGTCCTGCTGGACCTGTCCCAGAACCGCCTGCATACCCTCCTGTCATGTACCCTGGACAACCTCCCCAAGAGCCTGAAGCTGCTGCGTCTCCGTGACAATAACCTGGGCTTCTTCAACTGGAGCAGCCTGGCCCTCCTGCCCCAGCTGGAAACACTGGACCTGGCGGGAAACCAGCTGAAGGCCCTGAGCAATGGCAGCCTGCCGTCTGGTACCCAGATCCGGAAGTTGGACCTCAGTGGCAACAGCATCGGCTTCGTGACCCCTGGCTTCTTTGTGCTCGCCAAGCGGCTGGAAGAGCTCAACCTCAGTGCCAACGCCCTCAAGACGGTGGAGCCCTCCTGGTTTGGCTCCGTAGCGGGCACCCTGAAAATCCTAGACGTGAGCACCAACCCGTTGCACTGCGCCTGTGGGGCGGCCTTCGTGGACTTCCTGCTGGAGGTGCAGGCTGCCGTGCCCGGGCTGCCCAGCCGAGTCAAGTGTGGCAGTCCGCGCCAGCTCCAGGGCCGCAGCATCTTCGCACAGGACCTGCGCCTCTGCCTGGACGAGGCCCTCTCCTGggactgttttggcctctccctgATGGTGGTGGCCCTGGGCCTGGCTGTGCCCATGCTGCACCACCTCTGCGGCTGGGACCTCTGGTACTGCTTCCACCTGTGCCTGGCCTGGCTGCCCCGGTGGGGGCAGCGGCGGGGCGCAGACGCCCTGTTCTACGATGCCTTCGTGGTCTTCGACAAGGCACAGAGCGCAGTGGCCGACTGGGTGTACAACGAGCTGCGGGTGCAGCTGGAGGAGCGCCGTGGGCGCCGGGCACTCCGCCTGTGCCTGGAGGAGCGTGACTGGCTACCCGGCAAGACGCTCTTTGAGAACCTGTGGGCCTCGGTCTACAGCAGCCGCAAGACCCTGTTTGTGCTGGCCCACACGGACCGGGTCAGCGGCCTCTTGCGTGCCAGCTTCCTGCTGGCCCAGCAGCGCCTGCTGGAGGACCGCAAGGACGTCGTGGTGCTGGTGATCCTGCGCCCCGAAGCCTACCGCTCCCGCTACGTGCGGCTGCGCCAGCGCCTGTGCCGCCAGAGCGTCCTCCTCTGGCCCCACCAGCCCAGTGGCCAGGGCAGCTTCTGGGCCCAGCTGGGCACAGCCCTGACCAGGGACAACCGCCATTTCTACAACCGGAACTTCTGCCGGGGCCCCACGACAGCCGAATAG
- the ALAS1 gene encoding 5-aminolevulinate synthase, non-specific, mitochondrial isoform X2 — translation METVVRRCPFLSRVPQAFLQKAGKSLLFYAQNCPKMMEVGAKPAPRALSASAVLCQQVKETPPANEKDKTAKAKVQQAPDGSQQTPDGTQLPSGHASLAASQGSASKCPFLAAQMSQGGSSVFCKASLELQEDVQEMHAVREEVAQTSVNPSVISVKTDGGELSGLLKNFQDIMRKQRPEGVSHLLQDNLPKSVSTFQYDHFFEKKIDEKKNDHTYRVFKTVNRRAQLFPMADDYSDSLVTKKQVSVWCSNDYLGMSCHPRVCGAVMDTLKQHGTGAGGTRNISGTSKFHVDLEQELADLHGKDAALLFSSCFVANDSTLFTLAKMMPGCEIYSDSGNHASMIQGIWNSRVPKYIYRHNDVNHLRELLQRSDPAVPKIVAFETVHSMDGAVCPLEELCDVAHEFGAITFVDEVHAVGLYGAQGGGIGDRDGVMPKMDIISGTLGKAFGCVGGYIASTSSLIDTIRSYAAGFIFTTSLPPMLLAGALESVRILKSTEGRVLRRQHQRNVKLMRQMLMDASLPVVHCPSHIIPVRVADAAKNTEVCNELMSRHNIYVQAINYPTVRRGEELLRIAPTPHHTPQMMNYFVENLLATWKRVGLELKPHSSAECNFCRRPLHFEVMSEREKSYFFGMSKLVSAQA, via the exons ATGGAGACTGTTGTTCGCCGCTGCCCATTCTTATCCCGAGTGCCTCAGGCCTTTCTGCAGAAGGCAGGCAAATCTCTATTGTTCTATGCCCAAAACTGCCCTAAGATGATGGAAGTTGGGGCCAAGCCAGCCCCTCGGGCCCTGTCCGCTTCAGCAGTACTCTGCCAGCAGGTCAAAGAAACCCCTCCGGCCAACGAGA AGGACAAAACTGCCAAAGCCAAGGTGCAGCAGGCTCCTGATGGATCCCAGCAGACTCCAGATGGCACGCAGCTTCCGTCTGGACACGCCTCCCTTGCCGCGAGCCAGGGCAGTGCGAGCAAATGCCCTTTCCTGGCAGCCCAGATGAGCCAGGGCGGCAGCAGCGTCTTCTGCAAAGCCAGCCTAGAGCTTCAGGAGGATGTGCAGGAAATGCATGCCGTGAGGGAAG AGGTTGCCCAAACCTCAGTGAATCCCAGTGTGATTAGTGTGAAGACCGATGGAGGGGAGCTGAGTGGTTTGCTGAAGAACTTTCAGGACATCATGCGAAAGCAACGACCAGAAGGAGTGTCCCACCTTCTTCAAGATAACTTGCCAAAAT CTGTTTCCACTTTTCAGTATGATcatttctttgagaagaaaattgACGAGAAAAAAAATGACCATACCTATCGAGTTTTCAAAACTGTGAACCGGAGGGCGCAGCTCTTCCCCATGGCAGATGACTACTCAGACTCTCTCGTCACCAAAAAGCAGGTGTCCGTCTGGTGTAGCAATGACTACCTAGGAATGAGTTGCCACCCACGGGTGTGTGGAGCCGTCAT ggacactttgaaacagcatggtactggagCAGGGGGTACTAGAAATATTTCTGGAACTAGTAAATTCCACGTGGACCTGGAGCAGGAGCTGGCTGACCTCCACGGGAAAGATGCAGCACTCCTGTTTTCCTCGTGCTTTGTGGCCAACGACTCGACCCTCTTCACTCTGGCTAAGATGATGCCAG GCTGTGAGATTTACTCTGATTCTGGGAACCATGCCTCCATGATCCAAGGGATTTGGAACAGCCGAGTGCCAAAGTACATCTACCGCCACAATGATGTCAACCACCTCCGAGAACTGCTGCAGAGGTCTGACCCTGCCGTCCCCAAGATTGTCGCATTTGAAACCGTCCACTCAATGGACG GGGCAGTGTGCCCACTGGAAGAGCTGTGTGACGTGGCCCACGAGTTTGGAGCAATCACCTTTGTGGATGAGGTCCATGCGGTTGGGCTGTACGGGGCTCAAGGAGGAGGGATTGGCGATCGGGATGGAGTTATGCCAAAAATGGACATCATTTCTGGAACACTTG GCAAAGCCTTTGGCTGTGTTGGAGGGTACATCGCCAGTACGAGTTCCCTGATCGACACCATCCGGTCCTATGCGGCGGGCTTCATCTTCACCACCTCCCTGCCGCCCATGCTGCTGGCTGGAGCGCTGGAGTCTGTGCGGATCCTGAAGAGCACCGAGGGCCGGGTGCTTCGGCGCCAACACCAGCGCAACGTCAAGCTCATGAGGCAGATGCTGATGGACGCCAGCCTCCCAGTCGTCCACTGCCCCAGTCACATCATCCCCGTCCGG GTTGCAGATGCTGCTAAAAACACGGAGGTCTGTAATGAGCTAATGAGCAGACATAACATCTATGTCCAAGCGATCAATTACCCCACGGTGCGCCGGGGGGAGGAGCTGCTGCGCATCGCCCCCACGCCCCACCACACACCACAGATGATGAACTACTTCGTGG AGAATCTGCTGGCCACGTGGAAGCGAGTTGGGCTGGAGCTCAAGCCACATTCCTCAGCCGAGTGCAACTTCTGCAGGAGGCCGCTGCATTTCGAAGTGATGAGCGAAAGAGAGAAATCCTACTTCTTTGGTATGAGCAAGCTGGTGTCTGCTCAGGCCTGA
- the ALAS1 gene encoding 5-aminolevulinate synthase, non-specific, mitochondrial isoform X1, with product MTVASSLASVLHLGGCQGSVHLRDMETVVRRCPFLSRVPQAFLQKAGKSLLFYAQNCPKMMEVGAKPAPRALSASAVLCQQVKETPPANEKDKTAKAKVQQAPDGSQQTPDGTQLPSGHASLAASQGSASKCPFLAAQMSQGGSSVFCKASLELQEDVQEMHAVREEVAQTSVNPSVISVKTDGGELSGLLKNFQDIMRKQRPEGVSHLLQDNLPKSVSTFQYDHFFEKKIDEKKNDHTYRVFKTVNRRAQLFPMADDYSDSLVTKKQVSVWCSNDYLGMSCHPRVCGAVMDTLKQHGTGAGGTRNISGTSKFHVDLEQELADLHGKDAALLFSSCFVANDSTLFTLAKMMPGCEIYSDSGNHASMIQGIWNSRVPKYIYRHNDVNHLRELLQRSDPAVPKIVAFETVHSMDGAVCPLEELCDVAHEFGAITFVDEVHAVGLYGAQGGGIGDRDGVMPKMDIISGTLGKAFGCVGGYIASTSSLIDTIRSYAAGFIFTTSLPPMLLAGALESVRILKSTEGRVLRRQHQRNVKLMRQMLMDASLPVVHCPSHIIPVRVADAAKNTEVCNELMSRHNIYVQAINYPTVRRGEELLRIAPTPHHTPQMMNYFVENLLATWKRVGLELKPHSSAECNFCRRPLHFEVMSEREKSYFFGMSKLVSAQA from the exons ATGACAGTGGCTTCTTCCCTGGCCTCAGTTCTTCACCTGGGTGGGTGCCAAG GATCAGTGCACCTCCGGGACATGGAGACTGTTGTTCGCCGCTGCCCATTCTTATCCCGAGTGCCTCAGGCCTTTCTGCAGAAGGCAGGCAAATCTCTATTGTTCTATGCCCAAAACTGCCCTAAGATGATGGAAGTTGGGGCCAAGCCAGCCCCTCGGGCCCTGTCCGCTTCAGCAGTACTCTGCCAGCAGGTCAAAGAAACCCCTCCGGCCAACGAGA AGGACAAAACTGCCAAAGCCAAGGTGCAGCAGGCTCCTGATGGATCCCAGCAGACTCCAGATGGCACGCAGCTTCCGTCTGGACACGCCTCCCTTGCCGCGAGCCAGGGCAGTGCGAGCAAATGCCCTTTCCTGGCAGCCCAGATGAGCCAGGGCGGCAGCAGCGTCTTCTGCAAAGCCAGCCTAGAGCTTCAGGAGGATGTGCAGGAAATGCATGCCGTGAGGGAAG AGGTTGCCCAAACCTCAGTGAATCCCAGTGTGATTAGTGTGAAGACCGATGGAGGGGAGCTGAGTGGTTTGCTGAAGAACTTTCAGGACATCATGCGAAAGCAACGACCAGAAGGAGTGTCCCACCTTCTTCAAGATAACTTGCCAAAAT CTGTTTCCACTTTTCAGTATGATcatttctttgagaagaaaattgACGAGAAAAAAAATGACCATACCTATCGAGTTTTCAAAACTGTGAACCGGAGGGCGCAGCTCTTCCCCATGGCAGATGACTACTCAGACTCTCTCGTCACCAAAAAGCAGGTGTCCGTCTGGTGTAGCAATGACTACCTAGGAATGAGTTGCCACCCACGGGTGTGTGGAGCCGTCAT ggacactttgaaacagcatggtactggagCAGGGGGTACTAGAAATATTTCTGGAACTAGTAAATTCCACGTGGACCTGGAGCAGGAGCTGGCTGACCTCCACGGGAAAGATGCAGCACTCCTGTTTTCCTCGTGCTTTGTGGCCAACGACTCGACCCTCTTCACTCTGGCTAAGATGATGCCAG GCTGTGAGATTTACTCTGATTCTGGGAACCATGCCTCCATGATCCAAGGGATTTGGAACAGCCGAGTGCCAAAGTACATCTACCGCCACAATGATGTCAACCACCTCCGAGAACTGCTGCAGAGGTCTGACCCTGCCGTCCCCAAGATTGTCGCATTTGAAACCGTCCACTCAATGGACG GGGCAGTGTGCCCACTGGAAGAGCTGTGTGACGTGGCCCACGAGTTTGGAGCAATCACCTTTGTGGATGAGGTCCATGCGGTTGGGCTGTACGGGGCTCAAGGAGGAGGGATTGGCGATCGGGATGGAGTTATGCCAAAAATGGACATCATTTCTGGAACACTTG GCAAAGCCTTTGGCTGTGTTGGAGGGTACATCGCCAGTACGAGTTCCCTGATCGACACCATCCGGTCCTATGCGGCGGGCTTCATCTTCACCACCTCCCTGCCGCCCATGCTGCTGGCTGGAGCGCTGGAGTCTGTGCGGATCCTGAAGAGCACCGAGGGCCGGGTGCTTCGGCGCCAACACCAGCGCAACGTCAAGCTCATGAGGCAGATGCTGATGGACGCCAGCCTCCCAGTCGTCCACTGCCCCAGTCACATCATCCCCGTCCGG GTTGCAGATGCTGCTAAAAACACGGAGGTCTGTAATGAGCTAATGAGCAGACATAACATCTATGTCCAAGCGATCAATTACCCCACGGTGCGCCGGGGGGAGGAGCTGCTGCGCATCGCCCCCACGCCCCACCACACACCACAGATGATGAACTACTTCGTGG AGAATCTGCTGGCCACGTGGAAGCGAGTTGGGCTGGAGCTCAAGCCACATTCCTCAGCCGAGTGCAACTTCTGCAGGAGGCCGCTGCATTTCGAAGTGATGAGCGAAAGAGAGAAATCCTACTTCTTTGGTATGAGCAAGCTGGTGTCTGCTCAGGCCTGA